The Paenibacillus pabuli DNA segment GCTGCAACAATATCATACTTGTCCATTTCCCTCAGACCGTCCAGCAGACTCCGACCGATTACGCCTGCAGCTCCTGTGATCAACAACCTTTTCCTCGTATTACCCATCCACCTTCGCTCCCTTCATTCTTTACGGATACTTCTGTTCTACCTACATAGGTCTATAGAACATTATTAACCGTTAGTCTGAAGGAATTACCTGTGCCTCTTGAGTCCTCTACCCGAGCAAATAACGTAAAATCATCATGGATACAATTCCAACAAGAACCGTACCGAGAAGACTTCGGGTCCAGATCGCTACCACAAAGGTAGGCAAGGCCGCCCACAGTGCAGCATTTTGGGTGAGCGGCACCAGCTGGTTGCCGGACATAAACAGTTCCTGTCCAATCAGGGCTGCCATCACGGCTACAGGCACATATTCCAGCCAGCGAAGCAGCCATACCGGAATCTGTATTTTGCTAAACAGCATTAGCGGCAGCACCCGGGGAATAAAGGTCAGCAATGCAGACCCGATAATAATCCAAAATACATCCCATCTTACTTCCATCGTTCCATTACAACTCCCATCGTTGCTGCAACGACTGCAGCCACTATAATGCTCATGCTGCCCAAAGAGGCCATGCTCGCGAATACAACACATACAACGGCGATAATCGCTACGTTGATGTGCAGCTTTCTATTTTTCCGCTGAATTAACTGAAGTACGATTAGGCCGATAAACATGGCTGGCAGGGCAAAATCCAGACCAAACTGCTCCGGATTCGTAATCCAGCGCCCGAAATAGGCCCCTGCCATGTTGGCTGCGAACCAATTCAGATATGCTGTAATATTCAATCCATGCATCCACCGTTCACTCAGTGTTTTACGGCCAATTGCGCGAGTCATCGCTACTCCGAACGATTCATCCGTGAGCAGGGAGCCAATCCACATGTTTTTGAGCGGAGTCAGATGCCGGAAATACGGGGACACCGCTGCACTGAGTAACAGATGTCGCAGATTGACGAAGAAAATGGTGAATATGATCGCAGTTGCCGATCCATTCGATGCCAGCATGCCTGCGGCAATAAACTGGGCCGAACCTGCATATAAGATCAGACTCAGCAGAGCTGTTTCTGCAAGACTGAGTCCTGCTGTCATTTCGATTACGCCTGCTGCAAACCCAATACTCAGATAACCAAGCAGGGTTGGAATGCAATCTTTTACCCCCTGCATAAACGTGGCATTATCCGGAGTTTCTGCGATGTCTTGTGTTTTCGTTAACATGGGCATTGATTTATCCAATTCTGCTGCAACTCCTTCTCATCCCTTCAGAGATGTATATACGTTTCCTTTATAATAATTTAGAAATATACCACAAGATGAGATATTGAGGGGGAGACAGATTTCTCCTTTACAGAACAGATGTAATAAAGCTCTCATGCAAAAGGCCCATTACCTATTAAGGTAATGGACCTGATAAGGACGCAAAAGAATGGGCTGTAGAGTTACTCACCAGTAACCTTTTTGTCCCCGTGATACCCTTGTTCGCCGTATGGCTCAAGCTGATCCATCCAACGATTCAAACATTTGGCGAGTGCATCCTTGGTGTCGAAATAGGGGTTATCCTCTTTTTTCAATACTTCCAACACTTCAATCGTAAACGCGTCATCACCGTATTCATTCCATTCCGCCTGCAGCTGCCTGTTCAGATGGCTGCCCATTTGCAGCATGAATCTCTGTCCATTGATCGTCTTCAGATTCAATGTGCTATCGAGGTAGACTTTGCCGTTGCGTTCATTGCGAATTTGGTATATTCCCGCCTCCGTCTTGATCTCCTTGGCCTGCTCCTGAAGCTCTTTGCGCCGATTCATTTCTTCATTCTCTCCTTTCCCGCTTCCCGTTTCCGTTTGCTTATTATTCTTCTTCTCTTCTTGCTCAGCCGAGAGGTTTAACCAGTACTGACTGCCGTCCTCTTCACGATTCAAGAAGCCGTAGTCGATCAGATACCTTCTCAGTTCCACGTAGTCGTCATAAATTTGTTTTAACACCTCGTTAACCTGTTTCTCGGTATAATGGCGATCAGGCTCAAACCGTTTGGCAATTTCAGTGAGAACGATAAATTTATGCTTCTGCTGCATGTGGAAACTCGACAGCGGGCCATCCGTCCCTTCTGGAAAATACTTGGCCAGCACTTTTTCGCGGTCCTGTTCCGAGATATCAAACTGTTTATAATTGATCGTATGCACATGTCTTGTGACAGGCAATACGAGCTCAGCAGGAGCGTAGTCGTCCTTGCTTTTAAGCAGTTCCATCAACGCCAGAAAAATTTTGGCCTGCCGCTCCTTCTCCTTCAGCACAAACCGATGATTCCGAATCGTGGACGCACTTCCGATCCCAAGTGCCTTCTGCACTTCGGTATCCTTCTTCCCTTCATAAAACTGGCCAAGCAGCCCCCGCTGCACGTCGGACAGACCCGTTACACTTTTATCCAGCTCCAGCAGATATTCAAATACAGACCCATGGGCCTTCTCGATATGAAGACGCATATACCGCTCTGCCTCATAGAGAACACCTTCCTCGGGATAGATGATTCCTGGTTCCGTTTTATAGCCACAGCAGATACATGTAAATGTGGGTCCTTCAGCAAGATATCCCCGCTTGATCTCTTCGAGCGTGGCCGTTTGCAACAATGGTTCCGATGATTTCATTGAACGAACTCCTTTTTTGCTTTTTATTTAGATATCCCGACCGATATAAATCAATTATCAAATTTTTGTTTGTATATTTATAGATATAATATAATTTTGTTTATTAAAAGTCAACTTATATTCCTTATATGCATTCTTTCCAAGGAGTTAAGCTATCTGGGGAGTTAAACGGTATTCTTATGTCTTATGTCCCAATAAAAAAAGACTGCAGGGAGTTGACCCTGCAGTCTGGTTGTAATCGGCCGGCTGCCGCTAGCACTCTACGGTTCTTCCCCTTTCTAACCAAGAGGGGCCGTTTAGTTTAATTTAATTCTTTGATTTAATTCAATCGGTTATAGCTTGAAACGTTCGATCATGCTCTGCAGATCTTCAGCCATGCGAGACAATGCAGCAGAGGAAGCTGCAACCTCTTCCATCGTGGCAAGCTGCTCCTGTGCTGCAGCAGAGCCATCTTCCGTACCGGAAGCGATCTGATCGGATAAAACAATGGTATCATTGACCGCTTTAGTTACATGGTTCATTCCACCATCAATTTGACGAGATGCCGCAGACACTTCTCCGGCCTGAGCAGCAACGAGCTGCACAGCGTCCCGAATCGTACGGAACGCATCTCCCGCTTCGGTAATAAGCTCTGAACCTTTCACCATGCCTTCACCTGTACGTGCAAAGGTGGACTGCACCGCGTACGTTTTCTCCTGCATTTCACGCATTAATTCATTAATCCGCTCAGCAGAGCTGCCCGAATTGTGCGCCAAAGCTTTGACCTCATTTGCAACAACAGCAAATCCGCGTCCTTGCTCTCCCGCTCTGGCAGCCTCAATGGTCGCATTCAACGCGAGAATATTGGTCTGTTTCGCAATGGAGGTAATTTCGGTAACAATCTGAATAATCTCTTCATTTTTCGCTCGGAGATCCTCAATGACTGCCGCCATAGCTTCACTCTCTTCATTGACCTGCTGAATATGAGCGACGGCCTCTTCCACGGTTACCATTCCGGCTTCGGACTTGTTCGAAGCTTCCCCTGCAATGCGGGCCGTCTCTTCAGCACTGGAAGAGATTTCTTTGACCCCAATGGACATCTCTCCGACAAGCTGACCTGTTGCCGCAAGACTATCATTTTGTTTGGTCGTTCCTTCCGCTGCATTCTGCATCAGCTCGGCGACCTGTTCTGTTGCCTTGGACGTCTGTTCCGAACTGGCCATCAATTCTTCGGAAGATGCTGCGAGCTGGCTCGACGTATCGTGCACTTCTCCAAGAACATTGCGCAGTGATGAAGTCATGGAATCGAAGCTGTCTCCAAGCTGTCCAAATTCATCCCGCCGCTTCAGCCCTACGTGAACCGTAAGGTCCCCGGCGCTTACCTTGGATGCGGCCTGGGTGAGCTGCTGCAATGGGCGAATAATACCCCGGATGATGAAAATGAGCAGGATCATTCCGATGACCAATGAACCCCCCACAAGCGTATAGGTTCGAATCATGATCGGTCTAACTGCTTCATCTGCTTCGGAAGGCAGCATCTCACCAACGATTTTCCACCCGGTCGCCGGGTTGGTGAAATATACAGCTTCCACTTCTTGCCCTTCATACGTGTACTTCACGGTTCCCTTGTCACTAGCGTACATTTCATTAATATAGTCCTGGTCTGACTGCACACCTGATTCGATATTGTAATGGAACAGGAACTTTCCGCCATTGTCCAGCATGTACAGCTTTCCCTTTTCACCAATATGAATCTGATCTACGTTTTCTTTCAAATGGTTAAGACTAACATTGGCTCCAAATACACCTTTGCCATCAGCAAGCTTGGCAGAGGCAGTCACGACCCACTCTCCTGTTGTTGCTGACTGGAATGTGTCTGAAATAATAGGTTCATTTGATGCCATGCCCATCGTATACCAGCTGCGTTCCCGCGGATCATAGATCTGCTGTCCAGGATCAGGAGACTTCATCCAGCTTCCATCTTCGGCACCGATCGTCAGAACACCCAGTTCTTTATGGTTTTCCGACATATGGTCCATTTGTTTTTGTAGCGCAGGCGATTTATTAATAACATCCTCAGAAGTAAAACCCGCGGCAAGCTGTGCAGCGTTATCCTTCTCCATGTTGAGCATCTGATCAATCTGTAAACTGAGCATCTCTGTTTTGGCCTGTGCAGAATGCAGGAGTTCTTCCCTGACCCGTTCTGCAGCTTTATCGTAAGATAACCAACCAACGGTGATGCTTGGTACAATCAAAAATAGAAGCAGCGCTGCGACCAGACGTTTTTTTACGGTTGGCGCAAACCATTGTTGAAACCTTTTCTTCATTTAACTATCCCCCATCATCATCTTCACCTTCTTTTTATCGGACGAACATCGTGAAAACATTATGTATAAATACTAAATATCGTCGAAATTCTATTATTTCTGTTAGGCTCTTATGTTTGCTGGTTCTCCATCCATTTTGACCCCCTCCACGAGATCGTTTACAATATTTCGTAAGCTGGTTATCCATGAAAAGTCTGGAAGGAGAGGATTCAAATCACACGTAGATCGCCTCACGTGCATCAATCGGTTTCTAAGGCATATTTATCCCTATTTCGTATTCTGCTCGCGTTCATTCTGGTTGCAGGGCCGATGCTGGGACAATTCAGCACATCCATATCGGCTGCACAGAACACGCAAGCAGTTCTTATTGAAGTGAATGGCGAACCACAATCTTGGAAGAATGCACCTCAGATCTACAAAGGATCAACGTACGTACCCCTTAGGGATGTCGTCCAGTCGGTAAAAGGTTCCTTGAAATGGGATAATCGTACCAAAACGGCTACCATCACCGTCGGAAGAGATACTTTGGTTCACCAGTCCGGCAGCGACTCGATCAAGGTCAACCACGTTCGCCTGGATGCAGGCGTGAAATCCCGTACGGTTAAAGGTACGCTTATGGTACCTGTCCGTCCTATGGCGAATGCCCTGAAAGCCGATATTAAAGTCGGCCGCACCTCATCTGGTCAGATGAGCGTGAACATCCAAACCGACAAAGTCAGTTTGCTGGAGGACGAAGTGACCAGCGTGGATGCTTATTTGCGTGAAATCCAATTCCCGGGCATGGCCCTAATTGCACGCAATGGTGATGTACTACTTCGTCAAGGATATGGACTGGCCGATGAGAAAACGATGAACCGACCGGACCAGAAGACAAGAATTGCTTCACTGAGCAAATCCTTCACGGCAGCTTCCATTCTCAGCCTCGCGGAAGATGGCAAGCTGAATGTAGAAGATCCCATCTCCAAATACATCTCTGGTATTCCGAAGGGTGACGAGATGACTCTGCATATGCTGTTATCTCAAACTTCCGGCCTTCCGTCCGCATTTGGCCGGGGTGAAGGAACCTCACTGGAAGAAACGGTAGAGGAGATCCGGCACAAAACGCTGAAGTTCGAACCGGGCACTGCCTATCTCTACAGCAACAGCGGCTATGTGCTGCTCGCCTACGTGATTGAACAAGTATCCGGCATGAGTTATGCCGACTATGTTCAACAAACGATTCTGAAGCCGCTCGGCATGAAAAACTCGGGTGAGGCATCACGGAAGGTCAAAACCATCAGTGGCTTCGTCGCAGAAGATAACAAGTGGGTGCCTGCTCCTTATTACGTATCACAATCGGGATCAGGGACGATCTATTCGACGGTTGACGATATGCTTAAATGGGACCGCGCATTGTACACCGATCAGATCCTGAGTCAGGAGACGATTGAACAGATGTACAAGCCCTACTCGGACAAAAATTATGGCTACGCCTGGATCCTTAAGGAGAACGGCAATAATCGTACGGTCTTCCATAATGGCAGCGGCGGCGGTTTTGCCACAGCCTTCTCTCGCAATCTGTCAGACGACGTAACCATTATTCTACTTGGTAATCATGCGGGCATGGATATGACTTCTCTGATGGATGAAGTAGAGGCACGGACCGCCAAAGCATTGAAATTGCAATAATTGGTTTATACGCAACAAAAGAGACGGCCCTCCTTAGGGTCGTCTCTTTCGTCTATATGATACTTCACCACCGTTGAAAGATGAACTTAGCTATTGTACAGGATCCATCTGATGAACAACCGAATAATGGAGCTATATCAGATTCACCGGGAGCTTTCCGTTAAAGGGGGGATGCCCTCAAGTAAAAATTAAATAAATCAATAAAAGAAACATTTTTACATTTTTGTTGTTTATATATTGCAGTAAATTTATGGGAGGGAATTTGTTATTTACCGATTCAGGAACTTAGAATTTCCATGTCGGTGAGTTACAAGCTCTAAAATTGTTGAGGTGTATTCATGAAGAAAACCATTGTACTTATGTTTATAAGCCTATTCTTTCTTTTTCTGTTTCCTGTTCAGGGAAATGCCGCTGCGAACACGTCTAAAATCTTCTTGAATGGAGAGGAATTGTCTCTCCCGAGTGATGTCCAGGTGACCATCGTCAATAAAAATGTCATGATCCCGATCCGAGTCGTTGCGGAAAATTTGAAGTTCGATGTCGATTGGAATCAACAAGCCCGTCAGGTGAAGATACAGCAAAATGAAAAAATGATTTCTCTCACCGTTGACCAAAAGCAAGCCATGGTTGCTGACAAACAGGTTACCCTGAATACAGCTCCGCAAATTTTAAACAAAACGCTGGTGGTGCCCATTCGATTTGTCAGTGAACAGATGGGACTTAGCGTAATGTGGGACAACCGAGAGAAGATCGTGTACTTAACGGGTACCCATAATGAGTCCGCCGAAGCATCTGGGGATGATTCAGGAGATAGCGACACCATCTCGTTAACCCATGTAACCGATATCGTTTTTGCCGACAATCAGCTTGTCGTGTCCCTGGATGGGGAAAAAGTGCAGCCGGTCATATCCACCTTGAAGAACCCGGATCGACTGGTTGTGGACTTGCCTGGAACGGTCTTTGGTGACCTGGCACAGCCGCTTAATCAGGGGTTTAATGGCAAGTTGGATGTAAACGGATATCCCAATGTATCCGAAGTGAGATATTCCCTATTTAAACGGGATCCCGGACAAGTTCGGATTGTGGTTGAGTTGAACAATGTAAAAGACGTGCAGTTCGATCAAAACATTATTGCCGACAAGCTGCTTATCGATCTTAACGTTTCGGGAGACAATGTCACGCCCGTGCCGGTGACTCCTGCCCTCGATACAGGACGTAAAGTTGTGGTTATTGATCCAGGTCATGGGGGCAGTGACCCAGGGGCAATAAGTATCACCAATAAACCTGAGAAGGAATACGTTCTGGCATTGGCTCTAAAGGTACAAGCTCTCCTGCTCAACGAGCCGGATATTGATTTGGTCATGACACGTGACAGTGATATCTATCCCACACGTTCCGAGCGCGTTGAACTAGCGAATCAGTTAAATGCGGATGTCTTTGTCTCTATACACGGCAACAGTGTAACGTCCTCACCTCAGGCATCAGGAACAGAAACAT contains these protein-coding regions:
- a CDS encoding serine hydrolase, which translates into the protein MHQSVSKAYLSLFRILLAFILVAGPMLGQFSTSISAAQNTQAVLIEVNGEPQSWKNAPQIYKGSTYVPLRDVVQSVKGSLKWDNRTKTATITVGRDTLVHQSGSDSIKVNHVRLDAGVKSRTVKGTLMVPVRPMANALKADIKVGRTSSGQMSVNIQTDKVSLLEDEVTSVDAYLREIQFPGMALIARNGDVLLRQGYGLADEKTMNRPDQKTRIASLSKSFTAASILSLAEDGKLNVEDPISKYISGIPKGDEMTLHMLLSQTSGLPSAFGRGEGTSLEETVEEIRHKTLKFEPGTAYLYSNSGYVLLAYVIEQVSGMSYADYVQQTILKPLGMKNSGEASRKVKTISGFVAEDNKWVPAPYYVSQSGSGTIYSTVDDMLKWDRALYTDQILSQETIEQMYKPYSDKNYGYAWILKENGNNRTVFHNGSGGGFATAFSRNLSDDVTIILLGNHAGMDMTSLMDEVEARTAKALKLQ
- a CDS encoding AzlC family ABC transporter permease, which produces MLTKTQDIAETPDNATFMQGVKDCIPTLLGYLSIGFAAGVIEMTAGLSLAETALLSLILYAGSAQFIAAGMLASNGSATAIIFTIFFVNLRHLLLSAAVSPYFRHLTPLKNMWIGSLLTDESFGVAMTRAIGRKTLSERWMHGLNITAYLNWFAANMAGAYFGRWITNPEQFGLDFALPAMFIGLIVLQLIQRKNRKLHINVAIIAVVCVVFASMASLGSMSIIVAAVVAATMGVVMERWK
- a CDS encoding methyl-accepting chemotaxis protein translates to MKKRFQQWFAPTVKKRLVAALLLFLIVPSITVGWLSYDKAAERVREELLHSAQAKTEMLSLQIDQMLNMEKDNAAQLAAGFTSEDVINKSPALQKQMDHMSENHKELGVLTIGAEDGSWMKSPDPGQQIYDPRERSWYTMGMASNEPIISDTFQSATTGEWVVTASAKLADGKGVFGANVSLNHLKENVDQIHIGEKGKLYMLDNGGKFLFHYNIESGVQSDQDYINEMYASDKGTVKYTYEGQEVEAVYFTNPATGWKIVGEMLPSEADEAVRPIMIRTYTLVGGSLVIGMILLIFIIRGIIRPLQQLTQAASKVSAGDLTVHVGLKRRDEFGQLGDSFDSMTSSLRNVLGEVHDTSSQLAASSEELMASSEQTSKATEQVAELMQNAAEGTTKQNDSLAATGQLVGEMSIGVKEISSSAEETARIAGEASNKSEAGMVTVEEAVAHIQQVNEESEAMAAVIEDLRAKNEEIIQIVTEITSIAKQTNILALNATIEAARAGEQGRGFAVVANEVKALAHNSGSSAERINELMREMQEKTYAVQSTFARTGEGMVKGSELITEAGDAFRTIRDAVQLVAAQAGEVSAASRQIDGGMNHVTKAVNDTIVLSDQIASGTEDGSAAAQEQLATMEEVAASSAALSRMAEDLQSMIERFKL
- a CDS encoding N-acetylmuramoyl-L-alanine amidase family protein; amino-acid sequence: MKKTIVLMFISLFFLFLFPVQGNAAANTSKIFLNGEELSLPSDVQVTIVNKNVMIPIRVVAENLKFDVDWNQQARQVKIQQNEKMISLTVDQKQAMVADKQVTLNTAPQILNKTLVVPIRFVSEQMGLSVMWDNREKIVYLTGTHNESAEASGDDSGDSDTISLTHVTDIVFADNQLVVSLDGEKVQPVISTLKNPDRLVVDLPGTVFGDLAQPLNQGFNGKLDVNGYPNVSEVRYSLFKRDPGQVRIVVELNNVKDVQFDQNIIADKLLIDLNVSGDNVTPVPVTPALDTGRKVVVIDPGHGGSDPGAISITNKPEKEYVLALALKVQALLLNEPDIDLVMTRDSDIYPTRSERVELANQLNADVFVSIHGNSVTSSPQASGTETYYYQRSSSKDLANIIHQHLVKALGFKDRGVKNGSLQVIRETTMPAVLLEIGFLSNAAEEKAMSSEEVQEKAAQAIVDGIKEYLGI
- a CDS encoding AzlD domain-containing protein; the encoded protein is MEVRWDVFWIIIGSALLTFIPRVLPLMLFSKIQIPVWLLRWLEYVPVAVMAALIGQELFMSGNQLVPLTQNAALWAALPTFVVAIWTRSLLGTVLVGIVSMMILRYLLG
- a CDS encoding DUF2087 domain-containing protein codes for the protein MKSSEPLLQTATLEEIKRGYLAEGPTFTCICCGYKTEPGIIYPEEGVLYEAERYMRLHIEKAHGSVFEYLLELDKSVTGLSDVQRGLLGQFYEGKKDTEVQKALGIGSASTIRNHRFVLKEKERQAKIFLALMELLKSKDDYAPAELVLPVTRHVHTINYKQFDISEQDREKVLAKYFPEGTDGPLSSFHMQQKHKFIVLTEIAKRFEPDRHYTEKQVNEVLKQIYDDYVELRRYLIDYGFLNREEDGSQYWLNLSAEQEEKKNNKQTETGSGKGENEEMNRRKELQEQAKEIKTEAGIYQIRNERNGKVYLDSTLNLKTINGQRFMLQMGSHLNRQLQAEWNEYGDDAFTIEVLEVLKKEDNPYFDTKDALAKCLNRWMDQLEPYGEQGYHGDKKVTGE